Proteins found in one Salmo salar chromosome ssa26, Ssal_v3.1, whole genome shotgun sequence genomic segment:
- the LOC106587501 gene encoding proteasome subunit alpha type-1 → MFRNQYDNDVTVWSPQGRIHQIEYAMEAVKQGSATVGLKSRSHAVLVALKRAQSELAAHQKKILHVDSHIGISIAGLTADARLLCNFMRQECLDSRFVFDRPLPVSRLVTLIGSKTQIPTQRYGRRPYGVGLLIAGYDDMGPHIFQTCPSANYFDCKAMSIGARSQSARTYLERHMDTFLDCELNDLVQHGLRGLRETLPAEQDLTTKNVSVGIVGKDMEFTIYDDGDVASFLEGLEERPQRRVAQPDDEPAAEKPEEPMEL, encoded by the exons ATG tTCCGCAACCAGTATGACAATGATGTCACAGTTTGGAGTCCACAG GGGCGTATTCATCAGATTGAATATGCTATGGAAGCAGTGAAACAAGGATCTGCCACAGTGGGTCTGAAATCTCGCAGTCATGCTGTACTTGTGGCTCTGAAG AGAGCTCAGTCCGAGTTGGCTGCCCATCAGAAGAAAATTCTACACGTCGACAGCCATATTGGCATCTCCATTGCTGGCCTCACTGCTGATGCAAGGCTACTCTG CAACTTTATGCGTCAGGAGTGCCTGGACTCCAGGTTCGTGTTTGATCGGCCTCTCCCTGTGTCCCGCTTGGTCACACTAATTGGAAGCA AAACCCAGATCCCTACACAGAGATATGGAAGAAGGCCTTATGGTGTGGGATTACTCATCGCAGGATATGAT GATATGGGGCCACACATTTTCCAGACCTGCCCCTCTGCCAACTACTTTGATTGCAAGGCCATGTCCATAGGGGCCCGCTCCCAGTCTGCACGTACCTACCTGGAAAGACATATGGACACTTTTCTCGACT GTGAACTGAATGACCTAGTTCAACATGGCCTCCGGGGACTGAGAGAAACTCTACCTGCAGAACAAGATCTTACCACAAAG AATGTGTCTGTCGGGATTGTTGGCAAGGACATGGAGTTCACCATCTACGATGATGGCGATGTGGCATCATTCCTTGAAGGTCTTGAGGAGAGGCCACAGAGAAGG GTTGCCCAGCCAGACGACGAGCCGGCAGCAGAGAAGCCAGAAGAGCCCATGGAGCTCTGA